The Methylobacterium currus genome contains a region encoding:
- a CDS encoding molybdopterin-dependent oxidoreductase, producing the protein MRLTVNGTVHEAAPRAGQCLRTLLRELGWFGVKKGCDAGDCGACTVHVDGEPLHSCLVPAFRAADRSITTAEGLAGPCAPEGGVPDVLHPVQAAFVAAQGFQCGFCTSGMVMTAAALDQGQRRDLPAALKGNLCRCTGYRSIADAIAAISPKIAAISPEIAGIGRPVPSTCEHSPPAPASAALVSGRARYTLDLALPGALHLKVLRSPHAHARVLRIDTRAALALPGVVRVLTHADAPDRLFSTARHQNPADDASDTRVLDPVLRFVGQRVAAVLAESEAAAEAGCRALRVDYAVLPACLDPEHALDPDAPLVHGARPTGEDAPPRHPHPNLAAEAHGEIGDVAAGLAAADVVHEGVYRSQRIQHAHLETHAAAGWRDPDGRLVIRSSTQVPFLTRDALCALFDLPREEVRVECGRVGGGFGGKQEMLTEDLVALAVMATGRPVRWELTRTEQFTATTTRHPMRVRVRLGARRDGILTAIALDVLSNTGAYGNHAGGVLHHGCNEVIAVYRCANKRVDGYSVHTHTLPAGAFRGYGLSQTIFAVESAMDELARALGLDPVELRRRNVVRPGDPMVSTSLEPHDVQYGSYGLDQCLDAVAEALSAPPPPGPPGWRTGSGMALAMIDTIPPRGHVAQARIALGEDGRYVLSVGTVEFGNGTSTVHGQIAAEALGTTPDRVGLRQGDTDAVGHDTGAYGSTGIVVAGQATLRAADSLAAILRERAAARLGLDPAACRLDGDAVTAGDTRIPLADLGSAEALGQADGTPRSVAFNVQGFQVAVHPGTGELRILRSIHAADAGRVMNPVQCRGQIEGGVAQALGAALYEDLRIDAEGRVATPSFRTYHIPAIADVPRTEVIFADTHDGIGPLGAKSMSESPFNPVAAALANAIRDATGARLTATPFAPDRIYRQISDATRSGKEERWT; encoded by the coding sequence ATGAGGCTGACGGTCAACGGAACGGTGCACGAGGCCGCGCCCCGCGCCGGGCAATGCCTGCGCACCTTGCTGCGCGAGCTCGGCTGGTTCGGGGTCAAGAAGGGCTGCGATGCCGGCGATTGCGGCGCCTGCACGGTGCATGTCGATGGCGAGCCGCTGCATTCCTGCCTGGTGCCGGCCTTCCGGGCGGCGGACCGGAGCATCACCACGGCCGAGGGACTGGCCGGCCCCTGCGCGCCGGAAGGCGGCGTGCCGGACGTCCTCCACCCGGTGCAGGCGGCCTTCGTCGCCGCGCAAGGATTCCAGTGCGGCTTCTGCACCTCCGGCATGGTGATGACGGCCGCCGCCCTCGACCAGGGCCAGCGGCGAGACCTGCCGGCGGCCCTGAAGGGCAATCTCTGCCGCTGCACCGGCTACCGGTCGATCGCTGACGCGATCGCGGCGATCTCGCCGAAGATCGCGGCGATCTCGCCGGAGATCGCGGGCATCGGCCGACCCGTCCCGTCGACCTGCGAGCATAGCCCTCCGGCCCCGGCGAGCGCCGCCCTCGTCAGCGGCCGGGCCCGCTACACCCTCGACCTCGCTCTGCCCGGCGCCCTGCACCTGAAGGTGCTGCGCTCGCCCCATGCCCATGCGCGGGTCCTGCGCATCGACACGCGCGCCGCCCTGGCCCTGCCCGGGGTGGTGCGGGTGCTCACCCACGCCGACGCGCCGGACCGGCTCTTCTCCACCGCCCGGCACCAGAACCCCGCCGACGATGCCAGCGACACCCGGGTGCTCGACCCGGTGCTGCGCTTCGTCGGCCAGCGCGTCGCGGCGGTGCTCGCCGAGAGCGAGGCGGCCGCGGAGGCCGGCTGCCGGGCCTTGCGCGTCGACTACGCGGTGCTGCCGGCCTGCCTCGATCCCGAGCACGCCCTCGACCCCGACGCGCCCCTGGTCCACGGCGCGCGGCCGACGGGCGAGGATGCGCCGCCGCGGCATCCCCACCCCAACCTCGCCGCCGAGGCGCATGGCGAGATCGGCGACGTCGCGGCGGGTCTCGCCGCGGCGGATGTGGTGCACGAGGGCGTCTACCGCTCGCAGCGGATCCAGCACGCGCATCTGGAGACCCATGCGGCCGCAGGCTGGCGCGACCCGGACGGGCGCCTCGTCATCCGCTCCAGCACGCAGGTGCCGTTCCTCACCCGGGACGCGCTCTGCGCCCTGTTCGATCTCCCGCGCGAGGAGGTCCGGGTCGAGTGCGGCCGGGTCGGCGGCGGCTTCGGGGGCAAGCAGGAGATGCTGACCGAGGACCTGGTGGCGCTCGCCGTGATGGCGACTGGCCGGCCGGTGCGCTGGGAGCTGACCCGCACCGAGCAGTTCACCGCCACCACGACCCGCCACCCGATGCGGGTGCGGGTGCGCCTGGGCGCCCGCCGCGACGGCATCCTGACGGCGATCGCCCTCGACGTGCTCTCGAATACCGGCGCCTACGGCAACCATGCCGGCGGCGTCCTGCATCACGGCTGCAACGAGGTGATCGCGGTCTATCGCTGCGCCAACAAGCGGGTCGACGGCTATTCCGTCCACACCCACACCCTGCCGGCGGGCGCGTTCCGCGGCTACGGCTTGAGCCAGACGATCTTCGCGGTCGAATCCGCCATGGACGAGCTCGCCCGGGCGCTCGGCCTCGATCCGGTCGAGCTGCGGCGCCGCAACGTGGTGCGGCCCGGCGACCCGATGGTCTCGACGAGCCTGGAGCCGCACGACGTCCAGTACGGCAGCTACGGGCTCGACCAATGCCTCGACGCGGTCGCCGAGGCCCTGTCCGCGCCCCCTCCCCCAGGCCCGCCGGGCTGGCGCACGGGTTCCGGCATGGCACTCGCGATGATCGACACCATCCCGCCCCGCGGCCACGTCGCGCAAGCGCGCATCGCCCTCGGCGAGGACGGGCGCTACGTCCTGAGCGTCGGCACGGTGGAGTTCGGCAACGGCACCTCGACGGTGCATGGCCAGATCGCCGCCGAAGCCTTGGGCACCACGCCGGACCGGGTCGGCTTGCGCCAGGGCGACACCGACGCGGTCGGGCACGATACCGGCGCCTATGGCAGCACCGGCATCGTGGTGGCCGGCCAGGCCACCCTGCGCGCCGCGGATAGCCTGGCCGCGATCCTGCGCGAGCGCGCCGCCGCGCGCCTCGGCCTCGATCCCGCCGCCTGCCGGCTCGACGGCGACGCCGTCACGGCGGGCGACACCCGGATCCCGCTCGCCGATCTCGGTTCCGCGGAGGCTCTGGGACAGGCCGACGGCACCCCGCGCTCGGTGGCGTTCAACGTCCAGGGCTTCCAGGTCGCGGTGCATCCCGGGACCGGAGAGCTGCGTATCCTCCGAAGCATCCACGCCGCCGATGCCGGACGGGTGATGAACCCGGTGCAGTGCCGCGGCCAGATCGAGGGCGGCGTCGCCCAGGCGCTCGGCGCCGCGCTCTACGAGGATCTCCGGATCGATGCCGAAGGCCGGGTCGCGACCCCGTCCTTCCGCACCTACCACATCCCGGCCATCGCCGACGTGCCCCGCACCGAGGTGATCTTCGCCGACACCCATGACGGGATCGGGCCGCTCGGCGCCAAGTCGATGAGCGAGAGCCCGTTCAACCCCGTGGCGGCGGCGCTCGCCAACGCCATCCGGGACGCGACCGGCGCGCGGCTGACCGCGACGCCCTTCGCGCCCGACCGGATCTACCGCCAGATCAGCGATGCGACCCGCAGCGGCAAGGAGGAGCGATGGACCTGA